GCTCCACACAAACATCAAAGAAGAAGTACGACCTAAGACATACTTAGGTCAAAGATCTAAGGCGCAAGTTAGCACACTGGTCCAATAGCTCGTTTGTATGCCACATGGGCAAGTCCTATTTGCTTTCAATAGCTTCCCTACAGGTTGAGGAGCAGTTTCGAAGTACTAACATTCAACGTATCTTTTTACGAGATAGACCAGTCAGGGGCAATATGAGCGAGGAAGAATAAAGGGTTTATTATGAATACTCCATGTGAGGTGTTGCCTCTATGTCTGATGTTGTCCCTGAAGTCATCTAAGACTGGCTAGGGCTGGCAATGAGGAAGGAAAGGCTGGAAGCTGGGTGTGAGGTGTAAAATGCAGGGCAAAATGGAACGTACGGTGATAAACTGTTTAACCACTTCCAACCCTGGTCAagcaactgactggaagaagtgGTTTTACCAGCAGCTGAAGGAACTTCAGGTCCAGCTCCTACTGCATGCAAACAGGAGAGACAGCAAGTGAGTGAAAGCCTCTGTACGTTCATGGTGTCCCGCACTCATTTCTGACTTTCAGAGTTCCAAGCTATCGCTTCTCTTTCACCTCAATCTTGTGCCAATTCCTCTTGTGGTCATAATTAATCTGAGGTGGTACAGGGAAGGAAATTCTCAGAAAGACAGTTCAAGTCTGTGGGTAGGAGAGACAACTTAGTCGGTAATGTGTTTGCTGTACAATGATggggacctaagttcagatcctgGTACCTACTGCACTGGCAGGGCTTGGGGAGAGAACTGAGACAGAAAGAGTTGCAGGCCTTTCTGCAGTTATTCTGGCCTGAACAGTGgactccaggttcactgagagaccctacctcaaataatgatgatgatgaggaggaggaggaggagaaggaggaggagaggataaTGATTAAGGGCAATACTGGAAGATATCaaatgtcaacctctgaccttcatacacacatgaacatatgtacatatgtatgcatgcatgtatgttcacacacagcacacatgcacacatacacacacaggcacacatgcacagaagaaCCTTCCAGTTCAGCTAAACTGACACAGTTCAGAGTATACAGCTCCACTCTTCTTCAGCGTGGCATCCATACACACATCACGTCAGCACACTTAGCTTCCAGATTcagataatggaaaaaaaaaccataactaTGCTTCCATGGCACATGGCATAGCAGTCCCTGCTCTTTCCTTGACAGAGGATACAAAGCCCTCTGTCTTTATATGAGTACTTTCGTACAACACTGGCTAGTGACCCCTCTGCCTGTTATTTTTGCTCCTATTTGTCTAATCTGAATCCATCAAGGAGAATAAATGTTGCTCGTGAGAAAATTTCgctgcctcccttctccccttggTCTCTTGGAAACTTAGCCATTCCTCAAAGCTAAGCTCATGTTctaatttttctataattttaccAAGCAGTCATCTCCTGACTTACACCATCTTGGTTTGAGACCATTCTGTCTTGTGGGATACAGGACTCTCAGTGATTTCAGTGGACCATGGTCAAAGGGCTAATACTAAGAAATATTTGGGTTTGATTCATGAAGTAAAGAAACCCATCTGCCTCTAAATTAAACCCTAGTTCTAGCCCGAACACTGGTACATCTTAAAGTGTTTAAGAACAGgcacagtaaaatataaaaggaagatAAATGATTGTCAAACATTTGACTCCAAAAGAAAGTTGAACACTATCAATCATGGTTGACTTATGGGAAGTACAGAACCTAATTGATTGCATTTTGGTGGTTTTTTATATTTAGTCAATAGTTATTAAGTCCCTTCTATGGATCAGGCAATGTTCCCTAAACTGCGCATGTGCACAGTGGAGAACACGACACTGACTCTGACCTCAAATGTTAGTAAAGGAAACCAAGTAAATGAACTTTAAGCTTATAATACAGAATTTTGTGTATGACAATGGGCATGAATGGAGCTGAGGGAGGTCACGAGAAAAAACACTAACCATAGAGCAATGTGTTTCTCTAGGTAggcagcggtggtggcgcacgcctttgatcccaccaccgggaggcagagccaggcgcatctctatgtgtttgaggctagcctggtgtacagagcgagttccatgacatccagagctacacagagaaaacctgtctccaaGAAAGAAATGTGCTTCTCTTTTATCTCATGTGATTGTGACCTGTAAACTCCTTAAAGGTAAGGACCATCTAATGTACGTGTACTTACATATGTCTACATATCTTATTTATGTACCCAGCTCAGATGACAGCTAACCTGTCACTAAATGTGAGCTAATACCATGAATTCGACTCCTACCATGAGATGAGCCTTGGGGGCATACAgagcatttttattcatttgagcCTCCACAGACGTTCCTGGCTGCTTATCTGCACAATGTATCATCAGCACTGATAAGTAACAATGCCCAATCTTTCTTCTCACGCTTGCTGAAAATATGGTTGATGaaacaggagttggttctttgacAAGAGCTCCGGGTGACAGTTCCGTGCAGATCAGTAGCACAATGGACTAAGAAGGGACTTTGACTCTGCCATTTAGTAGTTGTTACTCAGTCTCTTGGGACTCCAATTGCTTCATTTGGAGTGAGATTACTGTTGTCTCCAACCTGGCTGTTTTATACCTAGTTTGAGTGTAGGCATAGTGCCCAAGATACTTGTAAGTCGATAGGATGTGGCTTGGTGTCTCCCTATGGTACTGAGGCTCCACTCCACGGTAAGTTCCCAATAGGTCCGGGTATTAATCCCAGTGAATTTCCCCTCCCAAACCAATCAGAGTAATAATGAATCGCGCTCTTGCATTTTCTATCAAGACAGCTCCTTGTGATTTCTAAACGTTCTGTCTAGATTCAAAGAAGCTGGTTTCTTCTTGAGTGGTTGGAATAAGACTTTTCTTAGAAGCTACTGAATATGGATTAGTTCGGATTGTTTCTCAGGAAATAAAAAGCAGGCTCTGGGGTGACCACTTCAACATTTAATTGGGTTAGCAAAGAACTACAAATAAGAGGTTTCCCTTCGGAGGGGAAGCATGTTTACTGCACCCAGCCCCTTAGGTGGGGGAATTTACCCTCACTGCTGCCCTTCAGAGGCAACCTTTAACTCGGGCGCCATTACACGAATATACCAGAAATGTCCCACTCCAAACTTAACATATTCCAGGAGTTCACCGGATCCCAGCCTCTCAACAGATACAAATGCAGAGTTCTCCAACTGCCCAGCCACCTGCAGAACTCACGTTTGTGGCAGCTCCAAAGGGTTTGCATCCTAAAAACTAGAAGTCTGAAGCAAGGAAATTGCCCAGCCCTTGGGACAAAGCTACTAGGGGTTGGTGACCTGTAAGTTAGGGTAACTGAAGGTTCATTCGCATATCTATCTTTTCCTCTCAGATATGCCTGTCGCTGCCTGATATCCCTCTGTCTGAATCCATCGGAGAAGTAGTCTCTGTAACAGACAAGCATGCTGTACTTGGTACCGGGGCAGTTGTGGACCAAGTGAACAACTCCAGCAAAAGGAGGCCAAGGGGCCATTCAGACTTAGCCTGAAGTCCTGGCCTTTGTTTTCTCTCCACATTCAGACCGAAATGTGATTcccctggctttcttttttgGAAAATACCTGTAATGAGTAATAGCCTGGCTAGAAAGAAAAGCTGTTGACAGGAAAAGTCTCTGACGGGGAAAGGACTTCTTCGCGAGTTCTAACCGGAGACAAGATACTTCAAACTGGCTTGAGGAAGAGTTCCAGGCTAGAAAAGGTCAGGACTCCCCGAGAGAAAAGGCTTAATGTGAGATAAGGCTGAGAATtaagcagtttcctctgagagtAGGAACATGGACATAAAGATTAGACTACCGTGAACGGGCCTGAGTCCTCCTCTACTATATAGTGAGGCACCTTGGGCAGATTGTTTGACCTCTCCAAACATGCTTTCTCGGGGGGTTATGAGCATTAAATACAATCGGGAGTATAATGAACACTGGTGCAGAATAAGGTTTTTATGAAATCTGTTGCTGATTTGATTATAATACCCCCTCAGCCAACACAAATGATGTCCCGTCTATGTGTCAGATGCTCTTTGAGTGacagattcctcctcctccttcctaaaGTCAACCATACACGCACCCTGCTCTAAGAGAAGTACCAGTTGTACACCAAGCTCACTTTGAGAAGCAGCTCACGGTCTCGCGGGTTATCTCTTCCAGTACCTTCCCCAGACTCAGCTACCTCTCCCTCCAATTTGCTCACAATTTTCAGTGTGCTTACCATACTGAGTCTGCTCTGCTTGTCTCGTATGTGATCCTAGAGGATAGGGAATCTGGATTCATTTCATCTGTtcatctgatttctttctctcaaaTAGTGACTAGGCCACTGCTGTGTTCACCTTATCATGTATGCATTCATGTAAGCTTGTGGTCTCTGAAGCCAGCATACAGAGGGCTCAACCCGGACCTGAACTCCTGGAAGGTAATCTTGCCCTCCATCATTAAAAGGCTGGGCCCTGATTTGGTTAGTCCTGTCATTCCTAATTATTACTTTGGTTCCAGACTCAGTTTCCCAGTCTACTTAAGGGGTCAATAAATCTCTACCAGGAGGTTATGACAATGGTTTGAGTCAATACAGCTTTAATGTCCCCGACATTTCCAGACACAGAGCCAAATGCCAAAACCATCTGATTCCATTCTTATCCCTCAAACGGGTCCGGCCAAcataagaaaactaaaaatataaaatatgagtgCATGTATCCTTCCAGTTTATACCTTACCTCAGCTGTGTGCCAGAGGATCGGCTGAACTGGAAAGTCACAAACAGCTCCAGGGAAAGCACTGGCAAGTGCTTAGGCAAACAGATGTGAAGAAGTGGTAGGGTTCCAATCACTGATTACCCATATCCTCAAACCCGGGCTGCCGGAGGTGTATTTAAAATGAGACTGTCAAGCCTGGGTAGTCATAACCTGCCTTTCAGGAACTGTTCcggttaacaacaacaacaaaagataccTGAGTTACTCTGTGTTATTCAAGAGCCACCATCCTAGATGGTTTACACTGCAGGACGTTACCTCGTGTACTGAGAACCACTTTGAGACAGAAGAACATAGGCTTCACTCACAAGTTGGCCTGCCAAATAGGAGTTTGGGGCTCCTATTAGTTTGACCAATCAACTAACAAGCAAAAGTTTTAGGAAATCACCTGCTGAACGTACCACTGgccaaaggaagcagaaagagggtgAACCAACACAAAGCCCTTTGTGGGTGAAAAAGAGAGAAGCTGGATTGGAACCCAAGTGGAAAGGTCCGCCGAACCCCAGAGCTCCATGCAGTGCGAGAATGGGGACGAAAGGAGTGCAGGATGCAGAGGAAGGGTGTCCCAGGTCTGGGAGGGGGCGTCCCTGTGGTTTGTGCGCCTTCCTCGCCTCGGGTGCACAGGTCAAACCTCTTTCCTCCCGCGCTCTCACCCTCCCAACCTTATTTAGAAACCGTGTCCCCGAGACAGGAAGGGCGGCGGGCCGAGAAGCACGGAGCGTCCCGGCCTCATTTCCTTTCGAATCCCCCTGTGGAATTTCATTTCGTACGGTGAGGAAATCGGAGCGCGAGCCCGTTGGCTGCACGGCTGCTCCGGGGCGCCTCCCCCACCGGGCTGCTCTCGGGCGCAGGTCGCGCCGAGCGCGGGGCGGGGCCGGGGGGGCCGGGCGCCAGCCCCACAGGCTGGGGGTGAAAATTGCTGCGAACTCGCGCTGTACCAGGCACCAGCTCTAAGCATTTCAGGCTTTATCGCTAATCCTCCCAAGTCACTTTACGGGTGAGGAACCTGACGCCGAGAGGTTGGGCAatttgctcaaggtcacacagcgaGGATTTAAAGTCACCATCTGTGTAAATCCTAAAAGTCGTGTTCTTTGTGTTCATTACTTTGCTTGATATAGAGGTGGCCAAGGGACTGGAGTGGACATCTGGAAGGGGACGGACATGAACGGGACATGGATGCGGGAGCACTTCTCACCTGAGAGAGGAGGGCACGTTGGCTGGGCAGGAGCCGCGGGGCTCCAATCGACGCCTGGCTGCAGCGTGCAACGAATCCGAGTGGGAGGACGCCGAGCGCCTGGAAGCCAAGCGAGGCGGGGCGGGGCGGCTCCGCAGcgagtcagggaggggaggatCAGGCTGCCGGCCGGGGCCTGACCCTTACAGCGGGAGAGAAACCCCGCCCCTTCCCGCCCCCTCTGCCCAACGCGGCCTCTTATTGGACAATCACGTTGTCCGTCCTTCCCCGCCCCGCCCCTGCCCTGCGAACCTCCAGCGCCGCGGAGCGCTGGGGCGGTGAGAGCAGCGCGGTGTTGAGTGCAGGCGGGCTTCGCCGAGAAAGCCGGACTCGGCCGGCGCCGGGTTCTGGGATCGCCGCCTGCAGCCATGACCCTAGCAGTCCGTCCCTCTGCCCCGGCTCCGGGCGTCTGATACCCCTCAAAGTCTCGTCCAGCTTCTGGAGAGGCGGCCGCTGCCCCCTCGTCGCCCTTGGCGCCTTACCGGACTCCCTATCCGGAGCTGGGAAGCAGCGCGGCCACCGGCGCCCCCGTGCAAACTGGGGGTGTTTGCTGGAGCAGACCCCGCCGCTGCTGCCCGCGGCTCTGGCCATGGCCTGGCGGGGCACAGGGCCGAGCGTCCCGGGGGCGCCTGGAGGCGTCAGGCTGGGGCTACTGCTGCTGCAGTTGTTCCTGCTCCTGCGGCCGGCACTGGGCTTCGGGGACGAAGAGGAGAGGCGCTGCGACCCCATCCGCATCGCCATGTGCCAGAACCTCGGCTACAACGTGACCAAGATGCCCAACCTGGTGGGACACGAGCTGCAGACGGACGCCGAGCTGCAGCTGACAACTTTCACGCCGCTCATCCAGTACGGCTGCTCCAGCCAGCTGCAGGTGGGCGCCCCTACCCTCACCCCTGGAGGGACCCGGCAGACAGGGACTCCCAAACTCCTTCCTTAGAATCTCTGACAGATCGAGCCCCCTGCTCCCTTCCTAACTTGAGGGTACAACTCCTGGAAAAGTGATTTCCATCcagcaccccaccccccacttttCTGTCGCTCTTGGAGACTGAAAGCCAAAACGTTGTGTAAGTCATCTGGCCCGCGAAAGAACCCATTCTTACACCCCGCCCTTCCGTTTTTCTCCCCTGCCCATGTCTGGCCAAGCCCCTAACCCCAGTGGAGCTGAGGGTTATCTTTGCCAAGGATTCAGGCAGCCGCTGCTTAGTGGACGAGTCCTGGCAGGGCAGCCGGTTGCACCTAAAACTTGGAAGGAGTGATAAGGAGACAGAACTTCGCCCTTCCAGGTCACTCATCgacctcctttctccctgtatttTTGAGTGTAGGTTACCAAATCAAACATCGCCGCCTGTTTTCTGCGGAGTGCCCCCGCCATCACCCAGAACTCTTTAGAGGTCACACAGGAAAGAGCTGGCTTGAGTTCTTTCTTGTCCTTAGGATTGGAGGCAGGTTTAGTGTTTGGAGGGACTGGAAAAGCTCCAGGTGGATAGTTTGCCTATCTAAAGAACTTCTTTTTTCTCCCcaccctttgggggggggggacagtcattaaaatgtttaaacttACATATGTGTAATGATATAGAAATCCTTCCTACAACAATAGGTGAAAAGTAATTTGCATACACAgtgtaaaattatattttcacatACACAGCCAGCACAATGGGGAGGTGGATTGGAATGaagtttttaaaacttaacaCTGCTCATATTTTGGTTGGTGAGGACAAGTGACTttaataaaactagaaaagaaagagggaagctggtaaaaaaaaaatagaggtcaGAGCTGTTCAGACTGATACCTCAAGAACTTTGTAGTTCTGGCTGTAGAGAGATAAGGAGACAGTTTACTTCCCAGCTCCTGTTTTTACATAGGTCACTTTAAAAGCCAGCTTGTGGTTGAGGAAGATGGTGGGGTTAAACCTGTCGCTGGTGAAATATCCCCGTGAAAGTTTCAGGACTTCAAAACTGGGTtataaaagcttaaaaaataaCCCTCTCCTCTGAGTTTGGAAACAGGGCATAGCTGACATCAGTGGCAATTTTGTTGGAGAAACAGTTTTCGCAgggatatatatttttaattacatgtatccTGGGGAAGCAGCCAAGCTGTTTTGAAAGACAAGGCTGGATCCCTTTACATGCTGGAAAATAGTTACTTGTAACTCTAGACTTCATAGACAACATCTGTAAGGAGCCAAGGAGACTGTTTATCAGTGCTGGAGGAATTGAGGACAGCAACTGGACTCCCGCCTGCTGCTATTGCAATCTCAGGGGCTTAGCATTTACATCTTCCTATTGTGCTTCATTGTTATTCATTGCAGAAATGCTAGCCAAACGAATCCCTGGAGACCAGAGACCCCTCCCCCCCAACTCATAGCTCCTCCTTGAGTCTAACAGAGTCTCAGATTAgtacattttctgtttaaatatgggattggcttttgaaaattaaaatggaaattagGAAAAACCAGAATGGTGATGGGAGCTACATTAATTTTTAAGGTAATAGAGAAATAAAGATAAAGGTCAAGCACCCATCACCTAAGTGACCAAGTCACTTTAATAGACTCTTTAGATCTTTCAAATGGTAGCTCGAAGGAGAGGGATATTGGaagtcagtttttaaaagtttattttcataaGCTTTATGTGAAAAAGATAATGCGATTCGTCATACATTTCTTACTTATCTAAATTCATCTGTGTTCCTCTGAAAAGGATTACTAGAGCCCATCTAAGGAAACTGTAAAAGTGATGGATTATTAGGCATTGGTGTTTCAGACCAGAGTAAACAGACATGTTCCCAGTAGGCTGGCTTAGATATTGCCTGGAAGCAGTCGCTCAGCTTTGTGCTTTTGGTCAACCCCTCCGCCactcattgttttctttgttcgtGTCATTACTTTCCCAGTTCTTCCTTTGTTCGGTTTATGTGCCAATGTGCACAGAGAAGATCAACATCCCCATTGGCCCGTGCGGTGGCATGTGTCTCTCCGTCAAGAGGCGATGCGAACCCGTCCTGAAAGAGTTTGGTTTTGCCTGGCCAGATAGCCTGAACTGCAGCAAGTTCCCACCCCAGAATGACCACAACCATATGTGCATGGAAGGACCTGGCGATGAAGAGGTGCCCTTACCTCACAAAACCCCCATCCAGCCAGGAGAAGAGTGCCACTCTGTGGGAACCAATTCCGATCAGTACATCTGGGTGAAAAGGAGCCTGACCTGTGTTCTCAAGTGTGGCTACGATGCTGGCTTGTACAGCCGCTCAGCCAAGGAGTTCACAGATATTTGGATGGCGGTGTGGGCCAGCCTCTGTTTCATCTCTACCACCTTCACCGTGTTGACCTTCCTGATCGATTCGTCCAGGTTTTCTTACCCTGAGCGCCCCATCATATTTCTCAGTATGTGCTATAATATTTATAGCATTGCTTATATTGTTCGGCTGACTGTAGGCCGGGAAAGGATATCCTGTGATTTTGAAGAGGCGGCAGAACCTGTTCTCATCCAAGAAGGCCTTAAGAACACAGGATGTGCAATAATTTTCTTGCTGATGTACTTTTTTGGAATGGCCAGTTCCATTTGGTGGGTTATTCTGACTCTCACTTGGTTTTTGGCAGCAGGCCTCAAGTGGGGTCACGAAGCCATTGAGATGCACAGTTCTTATTTCCACATCGCAGCCTGGGCGATCCCTGCAGTGAAAACCATTGTCATCTTGATTATGAGACTAGTGGATGCCGATGAACTGACTGGCCTGTGCTATGTTGGGAACCAAAACCTAGACGCCCTCACTGGCTTCGTGGTGGCTCCGCTCTTTACTTATTTGGTGATAGGAACTCTGTTCATTGCAGCGGGTTTGGTGGCCTTATTCAAAATTCGGTCAAATCTTCAAAAAGATGGGACAAAGACCGACAAGTTGGAAAGGTTAATGGTCAAGATCGGGGTTTTCTCTGTCCTGTACACGGTTCCTGCCACCTGTGTGATTGCCTGTTACTTCTATGAAATCTCTAACTGGACGCTCTTTCGGTATTCTGCAGATGACTCTAATATGGCTGTTGAAATGTTGAAAATTTTTATGTCTTTGCTCGTGGGCATTACTTCAGGCATGTGGATTTGGT
This DNA window, taken from Chionomys nivalis chromosome 23, mChiNiv1.1, whole genome shotgun sequence, encodes the following:
- the Fzd4 gene encoding frizzled-4 isoform X1, yielding MAWRGTGPSVPGAPGGVRLGLLLLQLFLLLRPALGFGDEEERRCDPIRIAMCQNLGYNVTKMPNLVGHELQTDAELQLTTFTPLIQYGCSSQLQFFLCSVYVPMCTEKINIPIGPCGGMCLSVKRRCEPVLKEFGFAWPDSLNCSKFPPQNDHNHMCMEGPGDEEVPLPHKTPIQPGEECHSVGTNSDQYIWVKRSLTCVLKCGYDAGLYSRSAKEFTDIWMAVWASLCFISTTFTVLTFLIDSSRFSYPERPIIFLSMCYNIYSIAYIVRLTVGRERISCDFEEAAEPVLIQEGLKNTGCAIIFLLMYFFGMASSIWWVILTLTWFLAAGLKWGHEAIEMHSSYFHIAAWAIPAVKTIVILIMRLVDADELTGLCYVGNQNLDALTGFVVAPLFTYLVIGTLFIAAGLVALFKIRSNLQKDGTKTDKLERLMVKIGVFSVLYTVPATCVIACYFYEISNWTLFRYSADDSNMAVEMLKIFMSLLVGITSGMWIWSAKTLHTWQKCSNRLVNSGKVKREKRGNGWVKPGKGNETVV
- the Fzd4 gene encoding frizzled-4 isoform X2; this translates as MCTEKINIPIGPCGGMCLSVKRRCEPVLKEFGFAWPDSLNCSKFPPQNDHNHMCMEGPGDEEVPLPHKTPIQPGEECHSVGTNSDQYIWVKRSLTCVLKCGYDAGLYSRSAKEFTDIWMAVWASLCFISTTFTVLTFLIDSSRFSYPERPIIFLSMCYNIYSIAYIVRLTVGRERISCDFEEAAEPVLIQEGLKNTGCAIIFLLMYFFGMASSIWWVILTLTWFLAAGLKWGHEAIEMHSSYFHIAAWAIPAVKTIVILIMRLVDADELTGLCYVGNQNLDALTGFVVAPLFTYLVIGTLFIAAGLVALFKIRSNLQKDGTKTDKLERLMVKIGVFSVLYTVPATCVIACYFYEISNWTLFRYSADDSNMAVEMLKIFMSLLVGITSGMWIWSAKTLHTWQKCSNRLVNSGKVKREKRGNGWVKPGKGNETVV